In a genomic window of Henningerozyma blattae CBS 6284 chromosome 9, complete genome:
- the KTI11 gene encoding Kti11p (similar to Saccharomyces cerevisiae KTI11 (YBL071W-A); ancestral locus Anc_7.394) — protein MASAAYDQIEIEDMVFHPETQLFTYPCPCGDRFEVFIDDLFDGETRAVCPSCSLEIDVIFEQEDLAEYYEEAGVQPPEPLAIAT, from the coding sequence ATGGCTAGTGCTGCTTACGatcaaattgaaattgaagatatGGTTTTCCATCCAGAAACCCAACTATTCACATACCCATGCCCTTGTGGGGACCGTTTTGAAGTTTTTATCGATGATCTGTTTGATGGGGAAACTCGTGCTGTATGCCCCAGTTGTTCTCTTGAAATCGATGTTATATTCGAACAAGAAGATCTAGCCGAATATTATGAAGAGGCTGGCGTACAACCTCCTGAGCCATTAGCTATTGCTACTTAA
- the RAD51 gene encoding recombinase RAD51 (similar to Saccharomyces cerevisiae RAD51 (YER095W); ancestral locus Anc_7.385) has product MPFADSHSLQIQHSDYINTTNSNNNNNSFICNNNGSISVSQESNNSNSITNHINTSNLSITSSYINSSMSNVSTAQQELSQQNTQPELFTNENDHMDNDHTQLEDSTIQHEQQQFNMDTVDTLDQNNTQMQARGLDQDQDQIMRGEEQGEEETASASFVPIEKLQVNGITSTDIKKLREHGLHTAEAVAYAPRKDLLEIRGISEAKADKLLNEAARLVPMGFVTAADFHLRRAEMICLTTGSKNLDTLLGGGIETGSITELFGEFRTGKSQLCHTLAVTCQIPLDSGGGEGKCLYIDTEGTFRPVRLVSIAQRFGLDPDDALNNVAYARAYNADHQLRLLDAAAQMMSESRFALVIVDSVMALYRTDFAGRGELSARQMHLARFMRALQRLADQFGVAVVITNQVVAQVDGAAQFNPDPKKPIGGNIMAHSSTTRLSFRKGRGCQRVCKVIDSPCLPEADCVFAIYEDGIGDPREEDE; this is encoded by the coding sequence ATGCCTTTTGCAGATTCACATTCATTACAAATACAACATTCCGATTATATAAACACAactaatagtaataacaataataatagctTCATTTGCAATAATAACGGTAGCATTAGTGTTTCTCAAGAGTcgaataattcaaatagcATTACTAATCATATCAACACAAGTAACTTATCTATAACATCCTCATatataaattcttcaatgtCGAATGTTTCCACTGCTCAACAAGAGCTTTCACAACAAAATACTCAACCAGAGTTATTTACTAATGAAAACGATCATATGGATAATGACCATACACAACTAGAAGATTCCACGATACAGCAtgaacaacaacaatttaATATGGATACAGTTGATACATTAGACCAAAATAATACACAGATGCAAGCTCGAGGCCTTGACCAGGATCAAGATCAAATAATGAGAGGTGAAGAACAAGGTGAGGAAGAAACTGCAAGTGCATCGTTTGTACcgattgaaaaattacaagTCAATGGTATTACCTCTACAGATATTAAGAAATTAAGAGAACATGGGTTACATACAGCAGAAGCTGTTGCCTATGCTCCAAGAAAGGATTTATTGGAGATAAGAGGGATTTCTGAAGCTAAGgctgataaattattaaatgaagcTGCCAGACTAGTACCTATGGGGTTTGTGACTGCTGCAGATTTCCATCTAAGAAGAGCTGAAATGATTTGTTTAACTACAGGGTCTAAGAACTTAGATACTTTATTAGGTGGTGGTATAGAGACAGGTTCTATCACAGAATTATTTGGTGAGTTTAGAACTGGGAAATCTCAATTATGTCATACTCTAGCAGTGACTTGTCAAATTCCATTAGATTCAGGCGGTGGTGAAGGGAAATGTTTGTATATAGATACTGAGGGGACTTTCAGACCTGTTCGATTAGTCTCTATTGCTCAAAGATTCGGCTTAGATCCAGACGACGCTCTTAACAATGTAGCATACGCCAGAGCTTATAATGCGGACCATCAATTAAGATTATTAGATGCAGCTGCTCAAATGATGAGTGAATCAAGATTTGCTCTAGTTATTGTGGATTCAGTGATGGCATTATATAGAACAGATTTTGCAGGTAGAGGGGAATTAAGTGCACGTCAAATGCATTTAGCAAGATTTATGAGAGCTTTACAAAGATTAGCAGATCAATTTGGGGTAGCTGTAGTCATTACAAACCAAGTTGTTGCTCAAGTAGATGGTGCAGCACAATTCAACCCAGATCCAAAAAAACCAATTGGTGGGAATATTATGGCACATTCTTCCACAACAAGATTATCTTTTAGAAAGGGTAGAGGTTGTCAAAGAGTTTGTAAGGTTATTGATTCTCCTTGCTTACCTGAAGCTGATTGTGTATTTGCCATTTACGAAGATGGTATTGGTGATCCAagagaagaagatgaatgA
- the YEL1 gene encoding Arf family guanine nucleotide exchange factor YEL1 (similar to Saccharomyces cerevisiae YBL060W; ancestral locus Anc_7.384), with translation MSSSVSNYNNSNASQCKYKYNNTNQYKSPDLYNQDDSIISMSSITTPKDNIINDSLYESSNRDSNNTIINPKGTSDNYTSANQNSKSSLNANITAETIYSNSYISIDLDSFENQCNNRNSPTAFIKRPTPDTLTSPTSLRNTASLNPNIDSYISIDSSSNNDTSNDSLYQNAHSSFPSVRTNPTPSSRFNSKRNSTLLNNTNNNNNNNNNNSNSKETIMHPQRPPIPSMQRTINLNNSKTIENAINAIDLAATAKENVAAAIPNGNSKAISNHPYSIRAFSNPETIEDENSNKISANNSNADYHSSNSNRNSVYSNKSITTIHPERPPIPTAKNFTSKTIPSFQDKNNDTNKTFNGSTTKDVDAIVNGISQATKLMPSSQGRNIPTIKYTNTESNISINSYNNKDEYADNSNLDDETNTVQTKFTIRNRTRTVSENNTLSYQERSNDININAKSNRNSISADLISTRIHPERPPVPNTSKIINIQTTNSKGDKPISKSNIDLTSNRKSFNGTNLARNGLYSNKDSSLNSFQNPKDSNTTTRSLSSGTNASSEDASARSNTNLKRSGVQLNKQIIHQERPPIPNTNNNRNISSLFSNNSSNRSSIGNNKRTNLYSNRNSVSSKQDTNRLPTPPANSNSIQADLEGKLESLKSDVNSEYPERSSNPKRKSFTTYTERVSSNARRINDYLDSNTNARKEAWEISYASLNNDDGSTSQYKNTDTIYPLKNCVKPPPPNSPPPPHNLPLPLSPPLPRDPPPSRISPSSHIPPPSYIPPKPSQFLPPPSHVPPPPINFNDTTRQNRENNSRKSSSNGSQRSSYFNNDYLNKNPYISDDDDDDDDDDEYLVLKISNGISPLKDTNSNKINTKDRYLNISNENIYPSKNSNTLSPIPKSNRLSPNRDSSNRDSFNGYSDRNSASTYSNRDSSSAYSNSTYSNRNSGNILLNINQSLSNSEPKSYDRLSKHKLSTTESDRYSSSSFDNIQPVNEKQQSSTLNRNSITYSSGHDILSKSNQYPKNSNRYTNCFDIGNELAIRKSPQQLQDNYGSSAGSKNTEALLSNKDSIYNNAQQGFEPNSGFTNNKPHPDLPMMNGRSVVQGNRATREFLLKSSRDSSNTIISTTSNQTDNTTTTEKSLDTDLDLFKRKPSIVVNTAPDIPSKFITSTSNPQTTTSYNSGYSTDSSSSSISESTAGSLSLSASNEAHTPKVNNKFSTNDTLTIDTEYPTLVESPTMSTIHSFTTTQFTTPDPNEKVPSITDKEIAYKMLLHEYFKVEFKEYANYLGSKKNNLILQSFIGLLKPLPSSLLDCLIQLSKSVYLIAESQNLDRILEELSKQYAKQYPDSIFSTHFELYHIVLFSLLILNSNLHTFVGTSSSITVSLSIFIDDTLYALKKECDRKKWDYLELVENVSSDENIKTALAKYYKELELRQLPLYDHEEILKNNSKKHGRAHLAHVNQKAVAHGISNTTSKIKKTTKKSYLLKRSASIATLANSHPTDDGHNRHSGRNSRGKGKSNSRSKTRTTSNSKSAKKINNRRAIKGYSLNEPLLVPFKDLYKKESFDYELVTNHESIWYVDDIIMTPQTIFSAQIQLIPQVQPTQLRIPSGSSLISTSNSSSTSNISKSDLISMETSTRTRSSTSSKRRARSSSRSRVKSHSRSSSASTITSRSVPVGPTISNEENEKKYQTQPQSQSIRKKILSNLFRKPKSSHSQYTDDAVSNNWDTIEISRINSNTVRLSGSYEYVEGSFPSSNIDRVVKVNSDSGPLENDANFGMAIARIIVKEGRLYLFKIPLSSKYPNDLKLQLQENADYLNLIQSENIDLNSLLTFREAHQSFKIYNLKDTIAIAKGSEKVLVEFSDEKTLQFDVSKENAGEIINCINFWSSRTSIPPNLLESSLDDTKQYGWSLPISDTDILVSTWEPPHAHSITMANVVNNKELVECVDDWVNYLSVVKDMMIEHESIEQKIKQIWSKDSMNSNYEIVMKNWNKKTNICTDKLDVVKNIFVY, from the coding sequence ATGAGTAGCAGTGTATCCAACTATAACAATAGCAATGCAAGCCAATGCAAATACaagtataataatacaaatcaATATAAAAGTCCAGATCTTTACAACCAAGACGATTCGATAATAAGTATGAGCTCAATTACAACACCAAAGGATAACATTATCAATGACTCATTGTATGAGAGCTCCAATAGAGATAGTAACAACACAATCATCAACCCCAAAGGAACATCTGATAATTATACAAGTGCTaatcaaaattcaaaatcatcTTTAAATGCCAATATAACGGCAGAaacaatatattcaaaCTCCTATATTAGTATAGATTTAGATTCCTTTGAGAATCAATGTAATAATAGAAACTCCCCGACTGCATTCATCAAAAGACCTACACCAGACACTTTGACTTCACCAACATCTCTTCGAAATACGGCATCACTAAATCCTAATATCGATTCATATATTAGCATAGATTCCTCATCCAATAATGATACAAGTAATGATTCATTATACCAAAATGCCCATAGTTCATTCCCAAGCGTAAGAACAAATCCTACCCCATCTTCaagatttaattcaaaGCGTAATAGCACGCTTTtgaataatactaataataataataataataataataataatagcaatagcAAAGAGACAATTATGCACCCCCAAAGACCGCCAATTCCAAGCATGCAGAGgacaattaatttaaataattcaaaaacaaTAGAAAATGCAATAAATGCTATAGATTTGGCTGCAACAGCCAAAGAAAATGTTGCAGCAGCGATACCTAATGGAAATTCCAAGGCCATATCGAACCATCCTTATTCTATACGAGCGTTTAGTAATCCCGAAACAATTGAAGACGAAAATTCCAATAAAATTTCagctaataattcaaacGCAGATTATCATTCATCAAACTCAAATAGAAATAGTGTCTATTCAAATAAGTCTATTACAACAATTCATCCAGAGAGGCCACCTATTCCTACGGCCAAAAATTTCACGTCTAAAACAATACCTTCTTTTCAAGATAAGAATAACGATACCaataaaacatttaatGGAAGCACCACCAAAGATGTAGATGCTATTGTTAATGGCATCTCTCAAGCAACTAAGCTCATGCCCTCTTCTCAAGGAAGAAATATACCTACAATCAAATACACTAATACAGAAAGcaatatttctattaattcTTATAACAATAAGGATGAATATGCCGACAATTCAAATCTTGATGATGAAACAAATACAGTACAAACCAAATTCACTATTAGAAATAGAACTAGAACTGTAAGTGAGAATAATACACTTTCATATCAAGAAAGAAgcaatgatattaatatcaatgCCAAGTCAAATCGGAATAGTATTTCTGCAGATTTAATTAGTACAAGAATTCATCCGGAAAGGCCACCAGTCCCTAATACaagtaaaattataaatattcaaactACAAACTCGAAAGGAGATAAACCTATATCAAAGAGTAATATAGATTTGACTTCAAATCGAAAATCTTTTAATGGTACAAACTTGGCTAGAAATGGCttatattctaataaagaTTCTTCTCTGaattcttttcaaaatccCAAAGACAGCAATACTACCACAAGGAGCCTAAGTTCAGGTACTAATGCCAGCTCAGAAGATGCAAGCGCAAGAAGTAATACAAACTTGAAGAGGAGTGGtgttcaattaaataaacaaataattcatcaagAGAGACCACCAATCCctaataccaataataataggaATATAAGCTCATTATTtagtaataattcttctaatagaagttcaattggaaataataaaagaactaACCTTTATTCAAATAGAAACTCTGTCTCTTCAAAACAAGATACAAATAGACTGCCAACCCCACCTGCAAACAGTAATTCTATTCAAGCTGATTTAGAGGGGAAGCTAGAAAGTTTAAAATCCGATGTTAACTCAGAATATCCAGAACGGAGCTCAAATCCAAAGAGGAAATCATTTACAACATATACTGAACGAGTTTCTTCAAATGCAAGAAGAATCAATGATTATTTAGACAGCAATACAAATGCAAGAAAGGAAGCTTGGGAAATTAGCTATGCTTCTTTGAATAACGACGATGGTTCAACAAGCcaatataaaaatacagATACCATATAtcctttgaaaaattgtgTTAAACCGCCGCCTCCAAACAGTCCTCCACCTCCACACAATCTCCCACTCCCACTTAGTCCTCCCCTTCCACGTGATCCACCACCTTCACGTATTTCTCCATCTTCACATATTCCTCCACCTTCTTATATTCCTCCAAAGCCTTCCCAATTTCTTCCACCACCTTCGCATGTTCCCCCACCACCGATAAACTTTAATGATACAACTAGACAAAACAGAGAAAATAACTCGAGGAAAAGTTCTTCTAATGGTTCTCAAAGGAGTAGCTATTTCAATAAcgattatttgaataaaaatccATATATATCTGATGACGATGAcgatgacgatgatgatgatgaatatctcgttttaaaaataagtaATGGTATAAGTCCATTGAAAGatacaaattcaaataaaataaatacaaaagatagatatttaaatatttcaaatgaaaatatttatccaAGTAAAAACTCCAACACATTATCTCCCATACCGAAATCCAATCGTTTAAGTCCAAATAGAGATTCCTCCAATAGAGACTCATTTAATGGTTATTCGGATCGGAATTCAGCAAGTACTTACTCAAATAGAGATTCTAGCAGTGCTTATTCGAACAGTACTTACTCTAATAGAAATTCTGGAAATATCCTTctaaatattaatcaaaGTTTGTCAAATTCTGAACCAAAATCATATGATAGATTATCGAAGCATAAATTGTCTACAACTGAGTCGGATAGATATTCAAGCAGTAGCTTTGATAATATACAACCAGTAAATGAAAAGCAACAATCCTCGACGCTAAACAGAAATTCAATCACTTATTCTTCTGGTCACGATATATTGTCAAAGAGCAATCAATATCCTAAAAATTCCAATAGATATACCAATTGCTTTGATATTGGTAATGAGTTAGCAATTAGGAAATCACCCCAACAATTACAGGATAATTATGGATCGTCGGCGGGTAGCAAGAATACTGAGGCTTTGTTAAGCAATAAAGATTCAATCTATAATAATGCTCAACAAGGTTTTGAACCAAATAGTGGGtttactaataataaacccCATCCAGATTTGCCAATGATGAATGGTAGATCTGTAGTGCAAGGCAATAGGGCCACTAGAGAATTCCTACTTAAAAGTAGTAGAGATTCCTCAAACACAATAATAAGTACCACATCTAATCAAACCGATAATACTACTACCACTGAAAAATCTCTTGATACGGACTTAGACTTATTTAAAAGGAAGCCAAGTATCGTTGTGAATACTGCTCCTGATATTCCATCTAAATTTATAACATCAACTAGCAACCCTCAAACGACTACGAGTTATAATTCCGGCTATTCTACTGATTCATCTTCTAGTTCAATTTCTGAATCAACTGCCGGATCACTTTCTCTTTCTGCCTCTAATGAGGCACACACTCCaaaagtaaataataaattttctacAAATGATACCCTTACTATTGATACAGAATATCCAACACTTGTAGAATCTCCAACCATGAGCACTATTCATTCTTTTACTACTACACAATTTACAACACCAGATCCTAATGAAAAAGTGCCATCAATTACCGATAAGGAAATTGCTTATAAAATGTTGTTAcatgaatattttaaagtagaatttaaagaatatgCAAATTATTTAGGttcgaaaaaaaataatctaaTATTGCAAAGCTTTATTGGCCTTTTGAAGCCCTTGCCATCTTCTTTGCTAGACTGTCTAATTCAGCTCTCCAAGTCAGTTTATTTAATAGCTGAATCTCAAAATTTAGATAGAATATTGGAAGAATTATCAAAGCAATATGCTAAACAATATCCTGATTCTATATTCTCCACTCATTTTGAACTGTATCacattgttttattttcgCTTTTAATcctaaattcaaatttgcATACATTTGTTGGAACCTCCTCATCTATTACAGTATCACTTAGTATATTCATTGATGATACACTTTATGCTTTGAAAAAGGAATGTGacagaaaaaaatgggATTATTTAGAGCTAGTTGAAAATGTAAGTTCTGATGAGAATATTAAAACTGCTTTAGCCAAATACTATAAGGAATTGGAACTTCGTCAATTGCCGTTGTATGATCACGAGGAaatcttaaaaaataacagTAAGAAGCATGGACGTGCACATTTAGCTCATGTGAACCAAAAAGCTGTAGCCCATGGCATTAGCAATACCACAtcaaagattaaaaaaacaactaaaaaatcttatttattaaaaagaagCGCCAGTATCGCGACTCTTGCGAACAGCCACCCTACTGATGATGGTCATAACAGACATTCTGGCAGAAACTCTAGAGGTAAGGGCAAATCGAATTCAAGGTCGAAAACAAGGACCacttcaaattcaaaatcagctaaaaaaattaataatagacGTGCAATAAAGGGATATTCACTAAATGAGCCCTTACTTGTACCATTTAAGGATCTTTATAAAAAGGAGAGTTTTGATTATGAGCTTGTTACTAATCATGAATCAATTTGGTATGTggatgatattattatgacACCACAAACTATATTCAGTGCACAAATACAATTAATACCACAGGTTCAACCCACTCAACTTCGAATACCTTCTGGGTCTAGCTTAATCTcaacttcaaattcaaGTTCAACATCAAACATTTCGAAAAGCGATCTAATATCTATGGAAACCTCTACAAGGACAAGGTCTAGTACAAGCTCAAAACGTAGGGCCAGATCTAGTTCAAGATCAAGGGTAAAATCTCACTCTAGATCATCATCAGCATCCACTATTACATCTCGCTCAGTTCCGGTCGGGCCTACAATATCAAATGAggaaaatgaaaagaaatatcaaaCTCAACCTCAATCACAATctataagaaaaaaaatattgtccAATTTGTTTAGAAAACCTAAATCCTCTCACTCACAATACACAGATGATGCTGTTTCAAACAACTGGGatacaattgaaatttctaGAATAAATAGTAATACTGTACGACTTTCAGGATCATATGAATATGTTGAAGGTTCTTTCCCCAGTTCAAATATAGATAGAGTTGTTAAAGTTAACAGCGATTCAGGTccattagaaaatgatgCTAACTTTGGTATGGCAATTGCCAGAATTATCGTAAAAGAAGGGcgtttatatttatttaaaatccCCTTGTCATCAAAATATCccaatgatttaaaattgcaGTTACAAGAAAATGCagattatttgaatctaaTCCAAtcagaaaatattgatttaaatagtTTACTTACCTTTAGAGAAGCTCATCAAtcctttaaaatttataatctGAAGGATACTATTGCCATCGCAAAAGGAAGTGAGAAGGTACTTGTAGAATTTTCAGATGAAAAGACATTACAGTTTGATGTTTCTAAAGAAAATGCAggtgaaattattaattgtattaatttttggtCAAGCAGAACTTCAATTCCGcctaatttattagaatcatCATTAGATGATACAAAACAATACGGTTGGTCATTACCTATTTCAGATACAGATATACTAGTATCAACTTGGGAACCTCCACATGCGCATTCTATTACCATGGCAAATGTCgtgaataataaagaattagtCGAATGTGTTGATGATTGGgttaattatttatcagTTGTGAAGGATATGATGATAGAGCATGAATCAATTGAGCAGAAGATCAAACAAATCTGGTCAAAAGACAGCATGAATTCCAATTACGAAATCGtgatgaaaaattggaataaaaaaacCAATATTTGCACAGACAAATTAGACGTtgtaaagaatatattcgTGTATTAG
- the TBLA0I00410 gene encoding 40S ribosomal protein eS8 (similar to Saccharomyces cerevisiae RPS8A (YBL072C) and RPS8B (YER102W); ancestral locus Anc_7.395): protein MGISRDSRHKRSATGAKRAQFRKKRKFELGRQPAMTKIGGKRIHSVRTRGGNQKFRALRIETGNFSWASEGISKKTRIAGVVYHPSNNELVRTNTLTKSAIVQIDATPFRSWYEAHYGQTLGKKKNSKEDAIVPKNKKEERKFASRAASAKVEQAVESQFGAGRLYAAISSRPGQSGRCDGYILEGEELAFYLRRMTAKK from the coding sequence ATGGGTATTTCTCGTGATTCTCGTCACAAAAGATCTGCTACAGGTGCCAAAAGAGCCCAATTCAGAAAGAAGAGAAAGTTCGAATTGGGTCGTCAACCAGCTATGACCAAGATTGGTGGTAAGAGAATCCACTCCGTTAGAACCAGAGGTGGTAACCAAAAATTCAGAGCTTTAAGAATTGAAACTGGTAACTTCTCTTGGGCTTCCGAAGGTATCTCCAAGAAAACCAGAATCGCTGGTGTCGTTTATCATCCATCCAACAATGAATTGGTCAGAACTAACACTTTGACTAAATCTGCCATTGTTCAAATCGATGCTACTCCATTCAGATCTTGGTACGAAGCTCACTACGGTCAAACTTTGGGTAAGAAGAAGAACTCCAAGGAAGACGCCATTGTCCCAAAGAACAAGAAGGAAGAAAGAAAGTTCGCTTCTAGAGCTGCTTCTGCTAAGGTCGAACAAGCCGTCGAATCCCAATTCGGTGCTGGTAGATTATATGCTGCTATCTCCTCTAGACCAGGTCAATCTGGTAGATGTGACGGTTACATCTTGGAAGGTGAAGAATTAGCTTTCTACTTAAGAAGAATGACTGCTAAGAAATAA
- the TBLA0I00430 gene encoding uncharacterized protein (similar to Saccharomyces cerevisiae AST1 (YBL069W) and AST2 (YER101C); ancestral locus Anc_7.393), translated as MTERYMKNREPVLETLADLPKAETPAAIKVDPPMRRVARPLRHVRHIPLKSLVFQSNTGPIDFSYEAKIKTPIPKDKLVVQISHVGLNPVDLKIKNGYTTSIYGEIGLGREFAGTIIMVGENLINKWREGDEVYGIFYHPHLGYGCLQSSLLLDPALDPICLRPENLSPEEAAGSLFCLGTAFNMLDKLFKDKKLNESSNILINGGTSSVGMFALQLLKVKYNVLKKIVIVTTTTGSEVLKELFPDFKDDFLFINYLTCRGKASKPLKRMIKECKLIDYDAGGEEEQYITYEQGKFNLVLDFVGGYDILAHSSDLIHAGGMYCTTVGDYVENYKTDVFEQWENPSAGMRKMFGTMLYQYSYLHYFFDPNAKYISKNNWLSECNELLQNGAVQCIIDNVYDWKNHKEAFTYLRSQKAQGKLILKVEKF; from the coding sequence ATGACTGAAAGGTATATGAAAAATCGTGAGCCTGTATTAGAGACTCTAGCAGATTTGCCAAAAGCTGAGACACCTGCTGCTATTAAAGTAGACCCTCCCATGAGAAGAGTCGCAAGACCTTTAAGACATGTTAGACATATTCCATTGAAATCCTTAGTTTTCCAATCAAATACTGGCCCTATTGATTTCTCATACGAGGCAAAGATCAAGACACCAATTCCAAAAGATAAACTGGTTGTTCAAATCTCTCATGTGGGTTTAAATCCTGttgatttgaaaatcaaaaacGGTTATACTACTTCGATCTATGGTGAAATTGGTCTTGGAAGAGAATTCGCAGGTACAATCATCATGGTTGGTGAGAATTTGATTAACAAATGGAGAGAAGGTGATGAAGTCTATGGTATTTTTTACCATCCACATTTAGGCTATGGTTGTCTACAAAGTTCGTTGTTACTTGATCCTGCATTAGATCCTATCTGTTTGAGGCCAGAGAATTTATCCCCAGAAGAAGCCGCAGGGTCATTGTTTTGTTTAGGGACTGCTTTCAATATGTTGGATAAGctatttaaagataaaaaattgaatgaaaGTTCCAATATTCTAATTAATGGTGGCACAAGTTCAGTTGGTATGTTTGCATTACAACTGTTGAAAGTGAAATATAAcgtattaaagaaaatagtCATTGTTACGACTACCACTGGTTCAGAAGtattgaaagaattattcCCAGATTTTAAGGATGACTtcttatttataaattatttaacttGTAGAGGTAAAGCATCAAAacctttgaaaagaatGATAAAAGAATGCAAGTTGATTGATTATGATGCAGGCGGAGAGGAAGAACAATATATCACTTATGAGCAAGGGAAATTCAATCTAGTTTTGGATTTTGTTGGTGGTTACGATATCTTAGCCCATTCAAGTGATTTGATTCATGCAGGTGGTATGTATTGTACTACTGTTGGTGATTATGtggaaaattataaaacCGATGTTTTTGAACAATGGGAAAACCCAAGTGCAGGGATGAGAAAGATGTTTGGGACAATGCTGTATCAATATAGTTATTTACATTATTTCTTCGATCCAAATGCTAAATATATCTCTAAAAACAACTGGTTAAGTGAATGTAACGAACTTTTACAAAACGGTGCAGTCCAATGTATTATCGATAATGTTTATGACTGGAAAAATCATAAAGAAGCCTTCACATACTTGAGATCTCAAAAAGCTCAAGGGAAACTGATCTTAAAAGTTGAAAAgttttag